One Corallococcus exiguus DNA segment encodes these proteins:
- a CDS encoding SDR family oxidoreductase — protein MVSGPVLVTGPTGNVGRAVVRALLAEGVAVRAAVKSPEHTVSLLKEMDGDVMPTPLDFLRPETFLPALEGVRGVFLMHPPAIAHAEGTLNAFIDAAATQGVKQVVFLSMAGAETRAWAPHRAVEEHLMRSNVGWTLLRPAFFAQNLGDAYREDIRQDGRLYMPAGHGKVAFVDVRDVGEVAARALLDTSLRNRAFTLTGLEAVSFEEVASVLSEVLGRPIRYVPASVPGYVRHLHQRRLSWGQLGMQTLMHVGLRFGKAEQVDPTLTYLLGRPTRTVRQYIEDHAPLWR, from the coding sequence GTGGTGAGTGGGCCGGTGCTCGTCACGGGGCCCACGGGCAACGTGGGGCGTGCGGTGGTGCGCGCGCTCCTGGCCGAAGGGGTGGCGGTGCGCGCGGCGGTGAAGTCGCCGGAGCACACGGTGTCGCTGCTCAAGGAGATGGACGGGGACGTGATGCCGACGCCGCTGGACTTCCTGCGGCCGGAGACGTTCCTCCCCGCGCTGGAGGGCGTGCGGGGCGTGTTCCTGATGCATCCGCCCGCCATCGCCCACGCGGAAGGGACGCTCAACGCGTTCATCGACGCGGCCGCCACTCAGGGCGTGAAGCAGGTGGTGTTCCTGTCCATGGCGGGCGCGGAGACGCGCGCGTGGGCGCCGCACCGCGCGGTGGAGGAGCACCTGATGCGCTCCAACGTCGGGTGGACGCTGCTGCGCCCGGCGTTCTTCGCGCAGAACCTGGGAGACGCGTACCGCGAGGACATCCGCCAGGACGGCCGACTCTACATGCCCGCGGGCCACGGCAAGGTGGCCTTCGTGGACGTGCGCGACGTGGGCGAGGTGGCGGCGCGGGCGCTCCTGGACACGTCGTTGCGCAACCGCGCCTTCACGCTCACGGGCCTGGAGGCGGTGTCGTTCGAGGAAGTCGCGTCCGTGCTGTCGGAGGTGCTGGGCCGGCCCATCCGCTACGTGCCCGCGTCGGTGCCCGGCTACGTGCGCCACCTGCACCAGCGCCGGCTGTCATGGGGCCAGCTGGGCATGCAGACGCTGATGCACGTGGGGCTTCGCTTCGGGAAGGCGGAGCAGGTGGACCCCACGCTCACCTACCTGCTGGGCCGTCCCACGCGCACGGTGCGCCAGTACATCGAGGACCACGCGCCGCTCTGGCGCTGA
- the rpoZ gene encoding DNA-directed RNA polymerase subunit omega produces MARVTVEDCLPYVDNRFALVLLGAKRARQLMAGARPIIETSKNKPPVLALREVATQRVKFDRDVREALSGKYVGEEGKK; encoded by the coding sequence ATGGCCCGCGTTACCGTTGAAGACTGCCTTCCCTACGTGGACAACCGGTTCGCGCTGGTGCTCCTGGGCGCCAAGCGCGCGCGCCAGCTGATGGCCGGCGCCCGGCCCATCATCGAGACCTCGAAGAACAAGCCGCCCGTGCTCGCCCTGCGCGAGGTCGCCACCCAGCGCGTGAAGTTCGACCGCGACGTGCGCGAGGCGCTGTCCGGCAAATACGTGGGCGAAGAAGGCAAGAAGTAG
- a CDS encoding DoxX family protein encodes MEVKTILQYVLALFMVVAGVNHFLKPRMYMRIMPPYLPRPRELVLLSGVAEVLLGIFLLVPATTRLAAWGLVALFVAVFPANIYMAQHPEQFRKIPRGMLWARLPLQVVLIAWALWYV; translated from the coding sequence ATGGAAGTGAAAACCATCCTTCAGTACGTGCTCGCGCTGTTCATGGTCGTGGCGGGGGTGAACCACTTCCTCAAGCCCCGCATGTACATGCGCATCATGCCGCCGTACCTGCCCCGGCCCCGGGAGCTGGTGCTGCTGAGCGGCGTGGCGGAGGTGCTGCTGGGCATCTTCCTGCTGGTGCCCGCCACCACGCGGCTCGCGGCCTGGGGCCTGGTCGCGCTGTTCGTGGCGGTGTTCCCCGCGAACATCTACATGGCCCAGCACCCGGAGCAGTTCCGGAAGATTCCCCGGGGCATGCTCTGGGCGCGGCTGCCGCTCCAGGTCGTGCTCATCGCCTGGGCGCTCTGGTACGTCTGA
- the grxC gene encoding glutaredoxin 3, whose product MKPVKIYTTTYCGFCVRAKDLLKRKGVAYEEVDVTGDDDARTKLVEMSGGQRTVPQIFIGDTHVGGYSDMAALDREGKLDPMLHA is encoded by the coding sequence ATGAAGCCCGTGAAGATCTACACGACGACCTACTGTGGCTTTTGCGTGCGCGCGAAGGACCTGCTCAAGCGCAAGGGCGTGGCCTACGAAGAGGTGGACGTCACCGGAGACGACGACGCCCGCACGAAGCTGGTGGAGATGAGCGGCGGTCAGCGCACCGTGCCGCAGATCTTCATCGGCGACACGCACGTGGGCGGCTACTCCGACATGGCCGCGCTCGACCGCGAGGGCAAGCTGGACCCCATGCTCCACGCTTGA
- the groL gene encoding chaperonin GroEL (60 kDa chaperone family; promotes refolding of misfolded polypeptides especially under stressful conditions; forms two stacked rings of heptamers to form a barrel-shaped 14mer; ends can be capped by GroES; misfolded proteins enter the barrel where they are refolded when GroES binds) encodes MAKDIIFEVRARDAILRGVNILADAVKVTLGPKGRNVVIEKSFGSPTITKDGVTVAKEIELENKFENMGAQMVKEVASKTSDVAGDGTTTATVLAQAIFREGAKLVAAGHNPMDIKRGIDKAVTAIINELKTLAKPTKGNKEIAQVGTISANGDTTIGQIIADAMEKVGKEGVITVEEAKGLDTTLDVVEGMQFDRGYLSPYFVTDPERMEVVLNDPLILIHEKKISSMKDLLPILEQVARAGKPLLIIAEEVEGEALATLVVNKIRGVLNVAAVKAPGFGDRRKAMLEDIAVLTGGRMIAEDLGIKLDTLTLQDLGRAKRITIDKDNTTIVDGSGAQTEIEARVKQIRAQVEETSSDYDREKLQERLAKLVGGVAVINVGAATETEMKEKKARVEDALNATRAAVEEGVVPGGGVAYIRCLKALDTLKVADGEKSGVDIIRRSVEEPLRQIVGNGGLEGSVVVNKVKEGTGPFGFNAATGVYEDLLAAGVIDPAKVSRTALQNAASVASLMLTTEAMVAERPKADDDKGGGGGGGMGGMGGMGGMGGMGM; translated from the coding sequence ATGGCGAAAGACATCATTTTCGAAGTGCGCGCGCGTGACGCGATCCTGCGCGGCGTGAACATCCTGGCCGACGCGGTCAAGGTGACCCTGGGGCCCAAGGGCCGCAACGTCGTCATCGAGAAGAGCTTCGGCTCCCCCACCATCACGAAGGACGGCGTGACGGTGGCGAAGGAAATCGAACTGGAGAACAAGTTCGAGAACATGGGCGCCCAGATGGTCAAGGAGGTCGCCTCCAAGACGTCTGACGTCGCGGGTGACGGCACCACCACGGCCACCGTGCTGGCGCAGGCCATCTTCCGCGAGGGCGCGAAGCTGGTCGCCGCGGGCCACAACCCGATGGACATCAAGCGCGGCATCGACAAGGCCGTCACCGCCATCATCAACGAGCTGAAGACGCTGGCGAAGCCGACCAAGGGCAACAAGGAGATTGCCCAGGTTGGCACCATCTCCGCGAACGGTGACACCACCATCGGCCAGATCATCGCGGACGCGATGGAGAAGGTCGGCAAGGAGGGCGTCATCACGGTGGAAGAGGCCAAGGGCCTGGACACCACCCTGGACGTCGTCGAGGGCATGCAGTTCGACCGCGGCTACCTGTCCCCGTACTTCGTGACGGATCCGGAGCGCATGGAGGTCGTGCTGAACGACCCCCTCATCCTCATCCACGAGAAGAAGATCTCCTCGATGAAGGACCTGCTCCCCATCCTGGAGCAGGTGGCGCGCGCGGGTAAGCCCCTGCTGATCATCGCCGAGGAGGTGGAGGGCGAGGCCCTGGCCACCCTGGTGGTGAACAAGATCCGCGGCGTGCTGAACGTGGCGGCGGTGAAGGCGCCGGGCTTCGGCGACCGCCGCAAGGCCATGCTGGAGGACATCGCGGTCCTCACCGGCGGCCGGATGATCGCCGAGGACCTGGGCATCAAGCTGGACACGCTGACGCTCCAGGACCTGGGCCGCGCCAAGCGCATCACCATCGACAAGGACAACACCACCATCGTCGACGGCTCCGGTGCGCAGACGGAGATCGAGGCGCGCGTGAAGCAGATCCGCGCCCAGGTGGAGGAGACCTCCAGCGACTACGACCGTGAGAAGCTCCAGGAGCGCCTCGCGAAGCTCGTGGGCGGCGTGGCCGTCATCAACGTGGGCGCCGCGACCGAGACGGAGATGAAGGAGAAGAAGGCCCGCGTGGAGGACGCGCTCAACGCGACCCGCGCGGCCGTCGAGGAGGGCGTGGTGCCCGGCGGTGGCGTGGCGTACATCCGCTGCCTCAAGGCCCTGGACACCCTGAAGGTCGCCGACGGTGAGAAGTCCGGCGTGGACATCATCCGTCGCTCCGTCGAGGAGCCGCTGCGTCAGATCGTCGGCAACGGCGGCCTGGAGGGCAGCGTGGTGGTGAACAAGGTCAAGGAGGGCACGGGCCCCTTCGGCTTCAACGCCGCCACGGGCGTCTACGAGGACCTGCTGGCCGCGGGCGTCATCGACCCGGCCAAGGTGAGCCGCACCGCGCTGCAGAACGCGGCGTCGGTCGCCTCGCTGATGCTCACCACGGAGGCCATGGTCGCCGAGCGCCCGAAGGCGGACGACGACAAGGGCGGCGGCGGCGGTGGTGGCATGGGCGGTATGGGTGGCATGGGCGGTATGGGCGGCATGGGCATGTAG
- a CDS encoding NUDIX hydrolase, producing the protein MPREASSGGIVIRFQDGAWEVAVIRPHGRHLWALPKGHVDPGETPEQTARREVNEETGLTAVALLAPLGEIRYVYQFRGQRIFKRVHFFLFRYEAGELGPLPGPRVEVDEVRWMPLEGLIPALGYKGEKAVAGRALRWMRAQGLAPGAPPPMEGKEPG; encoded by the coding sequence ATGCCGCGCGAGGCGTCCTCAGGAGGCATTGTCATCCGCTTCCAGGACGGGGCCTGGGAGGTCGCCGTCATTCGTCCGCACGGGCGTCACCTGTGGGCGCTGCCCAAGGGCCACGTGGACCCCGGCGAGACGCCAGAGCAGACCGCGCGGCGCGAGGTGAATGAGGAGACGGGCCTCACCGCCGTGGCGCTGCTCGCGCCCCTAGGGGAGATCCGCTACGTCTACCAGTTCCGGGGGCAGCGCATCTTCAAGCGCGTCCACTTCTTCCTCTTCCGCTACGAGGCGGGAGAGCTGGGGCCGCTGCCGGGGCCGCGCGTGGAGGTGGACGAGGTGCGCTGGATGCCGCTCGAGGGGCTGATTCCGGCGCTGGGCTACAAGGGTGAGAAGGCCGTCGCCGGCCGGGCGCTGCGGTGGATGCGCGCCCAGGGCCTGGCGCCCGGGGCTCCTCCCCCCATGGAGGGGAAGGAGCCGGGGTAG
- the smc gene encoding chromosome segregation protein SMC produces the protein MRIKRLDITGFKSFMERSVFSFDEGVTGVVGPNGCGKSNVVDAIRWVMGEQSAKNLRGRGMEDVIFNGSENKPPLSMAEVSLTFLVDDTDTLAPQYQGFSEITVTRRLFRNGDSEYLINKTLCRLLDITELFLGTGVGTKAYSIIEQGRVGLIVSSKPEDRRHLLEEAAGVTKYKARRKAAERKMEATEANLLRVNDITGELEKRLDTLSRQAKKAEKYRKLKARMREIDLHSTSHRSLELMAEKRVLQSRLENLGGEEREGLDKVKELEEVITRRRAELDAEGAALQQYAGEVHALESALQREAQELSYGRRDFEETGARVESAQAELDALLARQAEVVRTMTAREAELSGIAGSYKEDEVAMAVALEEQRRVSVLQTEISLRLEQERAGLVAVATRLANHESNLVNLARQRTDLEARRAKLGGELEALRVQEQELDTVRTQAARHVEDTRHLASELAERRGQEEEALTRTREAFTENEVQVIALREELSDKRSRLSSLEDIQKNYDGFDRGVRAVMVRAAEAAREQGIFGLVADVLTVNSARYERAVEAALGERLQHVIVDSREKGVELVEYLKGHAEGRGTFLPVPSGEQARAYVEPDLSRPGVLAHALKEVSCEPALEPVLKLLLGDVVIVQDMVAASEYAETTPVPVTLVTLDGEVFRADGSITGGEREGAAVGALQKKREIAELAAEVARVEERYNEILTRHYTLQKQMGQAEAVLKGLGKEQHAEEVNLASQEKDLHKASEDLARVRERLRSLEGEEGQLSQSHTALTNEEESSRGEVAHGQADREAREERVRQYAGELEGLRQRADTASSNLMGLRVKVAAGSERGESARKELESLVAQRRDMESRVSRLQATVTDGRTKVEQLQGRLAELESTKEQRAEEHRVGAEALEARRTAHTTATTEVREQDTSFRELRGRLDELMQGLSQITLREKEIGLELEHLAAGIRERYQLELATELHNYHLLAPLSPEVESELKDLRAQVEKMGEINLTAIDEHAELSKRFEFLSTQRQDLLASISQLKEAIVRIDATSRERFKQTFDVVNDKFQAIFPRLFGGGRASLILTQEGPNGEPGVEIVAQPPGKKLQSVNLLSGGEKALTAVALIFGIFLIKPTPFCLLDEVDAPLDEGNVGRYNDMVKEMSSQSQFILITHNKRTMEIADTLYGVTMEEPGISKLVSVKMREASAHNDDKVPAAS, from the coding sequence ATGCGAATCAAGCGCCTGGACATCACCGGCTTCAAGTCGTTCATGGAGCGGAGCGTCTTCTCCTTCGACGAGGGCGTCACCGGGGTCGTCGGCCCCAATGGGTGTGGCAAATCCAACGTCGTGGACGCCATCCGCTGGGTGATGGGCGAGCAGAGCGCGAAGAACCTGCGCGGCCGCGGCATGGAAGACGTCATCTTCAACGGCTCGGAGAACAAGCCGCCCCTGTCCATGGCGGAGGTGTCGCTCACCTTCCTCGTGGACGACACGGACACGCTGGCGCCCCAGTACCAGGGCTTCAGTGAGATCACCGTTACGCGCCGGCTGTTCCGCAACGGCGACTCCGAGTACCTCATCAACAAGACGCTCTGCCGCCTGCTGGACATCACCGAGCTGTTCCTCGGCACGGGTGTGGGCACCAAGGCCTACTCCATCATCGAGCAGGGCCGCGTGGGCCTCATCGTCTCCAGCAAGCCGGAGGACCGCCGGCACCTGCTGGAAGAGGCCGCGGGCGTCACCAAGTACAAGGCCCGCCGCAAGGCCGCCGAGCGCAAGATGGAGGCCACCGAGGCCAACCTCCTGCGCGTCAACGACATCACGGGCGAGCTGGAGAAGCGGCTCGACACGCTGTCGCGCCAGGCGAAGAAGGCGGAGAAGTACCGCAAGCTCAAGGCGCGCATGCGGGAGATTGATTTGCACTCCACCAGCCACCGCTCGCTGGAGCTGATGGCGGAGAAGCGCGTGCTCCAGTCTCGCCTGGAGAACCTGGGCGGCGAGGAGCGCGAGGGCCTGGACAAGGTGAAGGAGCTGGAGGAGGTCATCACCCGGCGCCGCGCGGAGCTGGACGCGGAAGGGGCGGCCCTCCAGCAGTACGCCGGAGAGGTGCACGCGCTGGAGAGCGCCCTGCAGCGCGAGGCGCAGGAGCTGTCCTACGGCCGCCGCGACTTCGAGGAAACCGGCGCGCGCGTGGAGTCCGCGCAGGCGGAGCTGGACGCGCTGCTCGCGCGGCAGGCCGAAGTCGTGCGGACCATGACGGCCCGCGAGGCGGAGCTGTCGGGCATCGCCGGCTCGTACAAGGAAGACGAAGTGGCCATGGCGGTGGCCCTGGAGGAGCAGCGCCGCGTCTCCGTGCTCCAGACGGAAATCTCCCTGCGCCTGGAGCAGGAGCGGGCCGGGCTGGTCGCCGTGGCCACGCGCCTGGCGAACCACGAGAGCAACCTGGTCAACCTCGCGCGCCAGCGCACGGACCTGGAGGCGCGCCGCGCGAAGCTGGGCGGTGAGCTGGAGGCCCTGCGCGTCCAGGAGCAGGAGCTGGACACCGTGCGCACCCAGGCGGCCAGGCACGTGGAGGACACGCGCCACCTGGCCTCCGAATTGGCCGAGCGCCGGGGCCAGGAAGAAGAGGCCCTCACCCGCACGCGCGAGGCCTTCACGGAGAACGAGGTCCAGGTCATCGCGCTGCGCGAGGAGCTGAGCGACAAGCGCAGCCGCCTGTCCTCCCTGGAGGACATCCAGAAGAACTACGACGGCTTCGACCGGGGCGTGCGCGCCGTCATGGTGCGCGCCGCGGAGGCCGCTCGCGAGCAGGGCATCTTCGGCCTGGTGGCGGACGTCCTCACGGTGAATTCGGCGCGCTACGAGCGCGCGGTGGAGGCCGCCCTGGGCGAGCGGCTCCAGCACGTCATCGTGGACAGCCGCGAGAAGGGCGTGGAGCTGGTGGAGTACCTGAAGGGCCACGCGGAAGGGCGCGGCACCTTCCTGCCGGTGCCCTCCGGCGAGCAGGCCCGGGCCTACGTGGAGCCGGACCTCTCGCGCCCGGGCGTCCTGGCGCACGCGCTCAAGGAAGTGTCCTGCGAGCCCGCGCTGGAGCCGGTGCTCAAGCTGCTCCTGGGCGACGTGGTCATCGTCCAGGACATGGTCGCCGCGAGCGAGTACGCGGAAACCACCCCCGTGCCCGTCACGCTCGTCACGCTGGACGGCGAGGTGTTCCGCGCGGACGGCTCCATCACCGGCGGTGAGCGCGAGGGCGCGGCGGTGGGCGCGCTCCAGAAGAAGCGCGAAATCGCCGAGCTGGCGGCCGAAGTGGCCCGGGTGGAGGAGCGCTACAACGAGATTTTGACCCGCCACTACACGCTCCAGAAGCAGATGGGGCAGGCGGAGGCCGTCCTCAAGGGCCTGGGCAAGGAGCAGCACGCGGAGGAGGTCAACCTGGCCAGCCAGGAGAAGGACCTCCACAAGGCGAGCGAGGACCTGGCCCGGGTGCGCGAGCGGCTGCGCTCGCTGGAGGGCGAGGAGGGCCAGCTGTCGCAGAGCCACACCGCGCTCACCAACGAGGAGGAGTCCAGCCGCGGCGAGGTCGCCCACGGCCAGGCGGACCGCGAGGCGCGCGAGGAGCGCGTGCGCCAGTACGCCGGGGAGCTGGAGGGGCTGCGCCAGCGCGCGGACACCGCGTCCTCGAACCTGATGGGCCTGCGCGTGAAGGTGGCCGCCGGCAGCGAGCGCGGTGAGTCCGCGCGCAAGGAGCTGGAGAGCCTGGTGGCGCAGCGCCGGGACATGGAGTCGCGCGTCAGCCGCCTGCAGGCCACGGTGACGGACGGCCGCACCAAGGTGGAGCAGCTGCAGGGGCGGCTCGCGGAGCTGGAGTCCACCAAGGAGCAGCGGGCGGAGGAGCACCGCGTGGGCGCGGAGGCCCTGGAGGCCCGCCGCACCGCGCACACCACCGCCACCACGGAAGTGCGCGAGCAGGACACCTCCTTCCGCGAGCTGCGCGGCCGGCTGGACGAGCTCATGCAGGGCCTGTCGCAAATCACCCTGCGCGAGAAGGAGATTGGCCTGGAGCTGGAGCACCTGGCCGCCGGTATCCGCGAGCGCTACCAGCTGGAGCTGGCCACGGAGCTGCACAACTACCACCTGCTGGCGCCGCTCTCGCCGGAAGTGGAGAGCGAGCTCAAGGACCTGCGCGCGCAGGTGGAGAAGATGGGGGAGATCAACCTCACCGCCATCGACGAGCACGCGGAGCTGTCCAAGCGCTTCGAGTTCCTCTCCACCCAGCGTCAGGACCTCCTGGCGTCCATCAGCCAGCTGAAGGAAGCCATCGTCCGCATCGACGCGACGAGCCGCGAGCGCTTCAAGCAGACCTTCGACGTGGTGAACGACAAGTTCCAGGCCATCTTCCCGCGCCTGTTCGGCGGTGGCCGCGCCAGCCTCATCCTCACGCAGGAGGGCCCCAACGGTGAGCCGGGCGTGGAGATTGTCGCCCAGCCGCCGGGCAAGAAGCTCCAGAGCGTCAACCTGCTCTCCGGTGGCGAGAAGGCCCTCACCGCCGTGGCGCTCATCTTCGGCATCTTCCTCATCAAGCCCACCCCCTTCTGCCTCCTGGACGAGGTCGACGCCCCGCTGGATGAGGGCAACGTGGGTCGCTACAACGACATGGTGAAGGAGATGAGCAGCCAGTCGCAGTTCATCCTCATCACCCACAACAAGCGCACCATGGAGATCGCCGACACGCTCTACGGCGTCACCATGGAGGAGCCCGGCATCTCCAAGCTCGTCAGCGTGAAGATGCGCGAGGCCTCCGCTCACAACGACGACAAGGTCCCCGCCGCGTCGTAG
- the groES gene encoding co-chaperone GroES, whose amino-acid sequence MKIRPLQDRLIIKRVAEENKTKGGLFIPDTAKEKPLEGKVIAVGNGKVLEDGKVRAMDIKAGDTILFSKYAGTEIKLDGEDHLILREEDVLGIIEK is encoded by the coding sequence ATGAAGATTCGTCCCCTGCAGGATCGGCTCATCATCAAGCGCGTCGCCGAGGAGAACAAGACCAAGGGCGGCCTCTTCATCCCCGACACGGCGAAGGAGAAGCCGCTCGAGGGCAAGGTGATCGCCGTCGGTAACGGCAAGGTGCTGGAGGACGGCAAGGTGCGCGCCATGGACATCAAGGCCGGCGACACCATCCTCTTCTCCAAGTACGCGGGCACGGAGATCAAGCTGGACGGCGAGGATCACCTGATCCTCCGCGAAGAGGACGTGCTGGGCATCATCGAGAAGTGA
- a CDS encoding sigma 54-interacting transcriptional regulator, translated as MIDRPDVTETVHAEREAQATRVPLHEWTVEVVGGPDKGKKVTTRDSLVRAGSDAAGDLVLSDPTVSRRHLEVERLPQGLLLRDTGSRNGTFLDGRRIIQAFVASGDKVELGKTKLVVKVAARATEVEVAGAESFGQLVGSSEKMRWVFTELRRIAREDMNLLVEGETGTGKELAARAVHQHSLRRHGAFKVVDCNLISEEKAERELFGGLRAGENEDKGARGIFEAARGGTLFLDEVGELPMSVQGKLLRVLETREVPSLDGQPVAVDVRVIASTHRNLEEDVRQGRFRADLYFRLAVARVKLPPLRTRRDDIPTLSQALSRGMKAALELTPQTLALFEGYDWPGNVRELRNVLERGALMQETGNTSWLDFLAHAPKLTEGTEPATNVAAIVTGMPYHEAKDRVLADFERLYFAEVMREVAFDMKAAEQRTGLSMQSLYRLLKKNGLRLKDLKNAEGLEK; from the coding sequence ATGATTGACAGACCGGATGTCACCGAAACCGTCCACGCGGAGCGCGAGGCCCAGGCCACCCGCGTCCCCCTTCACGAGTGGACGGTGGAGGTGGTGGGCGGTCCGGACAAGGGCAAGAAGGTCACCACGCGGGACTCGCTGGTGCGCGCGGGCTCCGACGCCGCGGGCGACCTGGTGCTGAGCGACCCGACGGTGAGCCGCCGTCACCTGGAGGTGGAGCGGCTGCCGCAGGGGCTGCTGCTGCGCGACACCGGCAGCCGCAACGGCACGTTCCTGGACGGGCGCCGCATCATCCAGGCCTTCGTCGCCAGCGGCGACAAGGTGGAGCTGGGCAAGACGAAGCTGGTGGTGAAGGTGGCCGCCCGCGCGACGGAGGTGGAGGTCGCCGGCGCGGAGTCCTTCGGGCAGCTCGTGGGCAGCTCGGAGAAGATGCGCTGGGTCTTCACGGAGCTGCGCCGCATCGCTCGCGAGGACATGAACCTGCTCGTCGAGGGTGAGACGGGCACGGGCAAGGAGCTGGCCGCGCGGGCGGTGCACCAGCACTCGCTGCGCCGCCACGGCGCCTTCAAGGTCGTGGACTGCAACCTCATCTCCGAGGAGAAGGCGGAGCGCGAGCTGTTCGGCGGGCTGCGCGCCGGGGAGAACGAGGACAAGGGCGCGCGCGGCATCTTCGAGGCGGCGCGCGGCGGCACCCTCTTCCTGGACGAGGTGGGCGAGCTGCCCATGTCCGTGCAGGGCAAGCTCTTGCGCGTGCTGGAGACGCGCGAGGTGCCGTCGCTGGACGGGCAGCCGGTGGCGGTGGACGTGCGCGTCATCGCCTCCACGCACCGCAACCTGGAAGAGGACGTGCGCCAGGGCCGCTTCCGCGCGGACCTCTACTTCCGGCTCGCGGTGGCGCGCGTGAAGCTGCCGCCCCTGCGCACCCGCCGCGACGACATCCCCACGCTGTCGCAGGCCCTGTCGCGCGGCATGAAGGCCGCGCTGGAATTGACGCCGCAGACGCTGGCCCTCTTCGAGGGCTACGACTGGCCGGGCAACGTGCGCGAGCTGCGCAACGTGCTGGAGCGCGGCGCGCTGATGCAGGAGACGGGCAACACCAGCTGGCTGGACTTCCTGGCGCACGCGCCCAAGCTCACGGAAGGCACGGAGCCCGCCACCAACGTGGCCGCCATCGTCACCGGCATGCCGTACCACGAAGCGAAGGACCGGGTGCTCGCGGACTTCGAGCGGCTGTACTTCGCGGAAGTCATGCGCGAGGTGGCCTTCGACATGAAGGCCGCGGAGCAGCGCACCGGCCTGTCCATGCAGAGCCTCTACCGCCTGTTGAAGAAGAACGGGCTCCGCCTCAAGGACCTCAAGAACGCCGAGGGCCTGGAGAAGTGA